The genomic stretch CCTTAAGCGCAACCATCCCCGCGATACCGAGAAACGACGCCGCGCTCATGTAGTCGCCCGCCAACGCCAGGCCGTTTTGGAAGGCGGTGATACTCCGGGCCGCCGCGTAGTATTCCGTAGTCGTCTTCGTCCGGCGCGCCGCCCAGTAGGTAATCGCCAGTGAGATACCGACGAAAAGGAGAAAGAAAAGTATGCCTGAAGTTGTTGGTTGCCCTAATGCACTCGGCATGAAAACACCCCCGTTTCCCTAGTGATCAAGCGATTTTCTCAGGTATTCGACCATGGTGTCGTACTTCGAATTGGCCCAGAAAACATAGACCAGCGTAAGAATGAAGGAAACAATGATCACGGCAACTACCAGCGGAATCCCTAAGGGTGTTACTTCGCTGATCTTCCGGGCTAACGTCGCTTTGGAGTAACCAACCATCAAGATAAACCCGTAGTAACTGATAAAAACGAGCAGGGTCAGAACCCCAGCCATCGCCCAACGTAACGCCACAAGGCTCTTAAACTCACGTGACGCTTCGATTTTTTTGATATCCTTCATCACCGTGTCCCTCCTTCACTAAGTTCGTCAGAGCCACACTACACAGTTACCTTTTTGGTGGTCCCTCCCCTCTTACAGTTATGATTCCTCAGGTGCGTGACTCGCGACAGGTTTCTTCCCGGGAAGAATATGAAACCTTGTTTCAAATTTTCGGGGATTGTAAACCGCGGGGCAATATAAAAGGACTTAAACGATTAAAATCGGACCCGAACGGTACCGCGCCGTCCGGGTCCGAACTTACTGGTCACTGATACCTGAATTCAGGCCTCTCGCGCCTCGTACTTCGCCTTTAACTCCGCAATAACCGCCGGATCGGCAAGGGTGGTAGTATCACCTAACACCCGCCCTTCGGCGATATCCCGCAACAGCCGCCGCATGATTTTGCCGCTGCGCGTCTTCGGCAGCTCGGCGGTCAAGAAGACATCGTCCGGCCGCGCAATCGCCCCGATCTTCTTAGCCACGTGCGCCTTGAGCTCGCCCTCGATTTCTTTGAAACTCCGTTTCGCTGCTTTCAGCTCCTCAAAGGCCCGGGCCTTCAGGGTAACAAAGGCCGCGACCGCCTGACCCTTAATCTCGTGGGACCTACCGATCACCGCCGCCTCAGCCACCCACGGGTGGTCCACCAGGGCGCTTTCTAATTCCATTGTGCTGAGCCGGTGTCCGGCCACGTTAATCACGTCGTCTACCCGACCGAGGATCCAGTAATAATTGTGGTAGTCGCGTTTTGCGCCGTCCCCGGCAAAGTAATACCCCTTATCCTTGAACCTGGCCCAGTAGGTCTCGATGTAGCGTTGGTCGTCGCCGTAAACCGTCCGCAGCATCGCGGGCCACGGCTCCTTGATCACTAACAACCCACCCTCTCCGAGAAGGACCGGGTTGCCCTCCTTGTCTACCACATCTGCCTCTACACCCGGAAGCGGTACGGTGGCCGAACCGGGCTTGAGCGGTGTAATTCCGGGCAGAGGACTGATCATGATCATCCCCGTCTCGGTCTGCCACCAGGTATCGACAATCGGGCAGCGGCCGCCGCCGATATTTTCGTAGTACCACATCCAGGCCTCCGGGTTGATCGGCTCGCCGACCGTCCCGAGGAGCCTGAGGGTAGAGAGGTTGTGCTGCGCCGGCCACTTCCGCCCCCACTTCATGAAGGCCCGGATCGCCGTCGGTGCCGTGTAAAAGACAGTGACCCCGTATTTCTCGATGATCGCCCAGAAGCGGTCCTGTGCCGGCCAGTCTGGCGCTCCTTCGTACATCAGTGTAGTCGTCCCGTTGGCGAGCGGCCCGTAAACCACGTAGCTGTGTCCGGTAATCCAGCCGATGTCGGCAGTGCACCAGTAAACGTCGCTGTCCTTGATATCGAAGACCATGTGGTGGGTGGTGCTGACGCCTACCAGATAGCCCCCCGTGGTATGCACCACGCCTTTAGGCTTACCTGTGGTGCCGCTCGTGTAAAGGATGAAGAGCATATGCTCGCTGTCCAATTCTTCCGCCGGGCACCCGACAGGTGCCTTCGCCATCAACTCGTGGTACCACAGGTCCCGGCCCTCCTGCATGTTTACCTCCTGGCCGGTCCGCCGCACGACGACAACCTTTTCCACGGTGGGCGTTTGGGACAGCGCCGCATCCGCGTTGTCCTTAAGCGACACAATCTTCCCCCGCCGCCAGCCGCCGTCAGCAGTAATCAGGACCTTTGCTCCCGCATCGTTGATCCGGTCGCGCAGCGCCTCCGCGCTAAAACCGCCAAAGACGATGCTGTGTGGCGCACCGATCCGGGCGCAGGCCAGCATCGCGATCGCCAGTTCCGGGATCATCGGCAGGTAAATCGCCACCCGGTCGCCAGCTCCGACCCCGAGCTCCTTCAGCACGTTAGCGAACTGGGTAACTTCCCGGTAAAGGTCCCAATAGGTGAGAACACGACTGTCTCCCGGTTCCCCTTCGAAGATGATCGCCGCCTTGTTCCGGCGCCAGCTTTTCAAGTGCCGGTCAACGCAGTTGTAGCAAGCGTTGAGCTTGCCGCCCACAAACCACTTGGCGAACGGTGGATTCCACTCCAGCACCCGGTCCCACTTGCGGAACCAGTCGAGCCGTTCGGCCTGCATGGCCCAATAGAGTTGGGGATTGGCCCGCGCTTCGGCGTAAATCTCTTTGCTCTTTACGTTCGCCTGGCGGGTGAACTCTTCGGGCGGGTAAAAGATTCTTTCTTCTTCAAGCAGAGTGTCGATGGTTGCCTCCTTAGCCATCCTGTTCTCCCTCCCAAGATTGCGTATCACATTACGGAACGGTGTGCTGAAATTATAGAATCTAAAGGGGAAGAACGGAAATGTTTAGCGGTTTAAAGGCAACAAATACGCGGCGAAAG from Thermodesulfitimonas autotrophica encodes the following:
- a CDS encoding DUF485 domain-containing protein, encoding MKDIKKIEASREFKSLVALRWAMAGVLTLLVFISYYGFILMVGYSKATLARKISEVTPLGIPLVVAVIIVSFILTLVYVFWANSKYDTMVEYLRKSLDH
- the acs gene encoding acetate--CoA ligase, whose protein sequence is MAKEATIDTLLEEERIFYPPEEFTRQANVKSKEIYAEARANPQLYWAMQAERLDWFRKWDRVLEWNPPFAKWFVGGKLNACYNCVDRHLKSWRRNKAAIIFEGEPGDSRVLTYWDLYREVTQFANVLKELGVGAGDRVAIYLPMIPELAIAMLACARIGAPHSIVFGGFSAEALRDRINDAGAKVLITADGGWRRGKIVSLKDNADAALSQTPTVEKVVVVRRTGQEVNMQEGRDLWYHELMAKAPVGCPAEELDSEHMLFILYTSGTTGKPKGVVHTTGGYLVGVSTTHHMVFDIKDSDVYWCTADIGWITGHSYVVYGPLANGTTTLMYEGAPDWPAQDRFWAIIEKYGVTVFYTAPTAIRAFMKWGRKWPAQHNLSTLRLLGTVGEPINPEAWMWYYENIGGGRCPIVDTWWQTETGMIMISPLPGITPLKPGSATVPLPGVEADVVDKEGNPVLLGEGGLLVIKEPWPAMLRTVYGDDQRYIETYWARFKDKGYYFAGDGAKRDYHNYYWILGRVDDVINVAGHRLSTMELESALVDHPWVAEAAVIGRSHEIKGQAVAAFVTLKARAFEELKAAKRSFKEIEGELKAHVAKKIGAIARPDDVFLTAELPKTRSGKIMRRLLRDIAEGRVLGDTTTLADPAVIAELKAKYEAREA